The following coding sequences are from one Dermacentor andersoni chromosome 5, qqDerAnde1_hic_scaffold, whole genome shotgun sequence window:
- the LOC126531244 gene encoding uncharacterized protein, translating to MAAAAPGAHPKDQPCYGCVEAAAADPSVGLPTSGHCECRAHYIPGEGLVTAYLCAYHGGQEADAEEWQWYDDPEEPHPSLNYFEYNPDYEYQNWPVGDSNDRNRVCLDRRKATLAAKDKPAEIAGWGSWWMATSERTLMPVYVVLFVLIACLLIAVAAINALTSAYDDGSATTIAGMPYETLPEVRLLTATGPTTTTDNSSYTTDIY from the exons ATGGCGGCCGCTGCACCTGGTGCACACCCGAAAGACCAACCTTGCTACGGCTGCGTGGAAGCTGCCGCGGCGGATCCCTCAGTGGGTTTACCGACGAGCGGCCACTGCGAATGTCGTGCCCACTACATTCCTGGCGAGGGCTTGGTCACCGCTTACCTGTGCGCCTACCACGGCGGTCAGGAGGCCGATGCCGAGGAGTGGCAGTGGTACGACGATCCTGAAGAGCCCCACCCGAGCTTGAACTACTTTGAGTACAATCCGGACTACGAGTACCAGAACTGGCCGGTGGGTGACTCGAATGATAGGAACCGCGTATGTCTGGATAGGCGCAAGGCCACCTTGGCG GCCAAGGACAAGCCTGCCGAGATCGCTGGCTGGGGCTCCTGGTGGATGGCGACGAGCGAGCGCACCCTGATGCCCGTATACGTGGTGCTGTTCGTGCTCATCGCCTGCCTGCTGATCGCCGTCGCCGCGATCAACGCGCTGACGAGCGCTTACGACGACGGCAGCGCCACAACGATTGCCGGGATGCCGTACGAGACGCTGCCGGAAGTGCGCCTTCTGACAGCAACGGGCCCGACCACCACCACCGATAACAGCTCGTACACCACGGACATCTACTAG